Proteins from a genomic interval of Polaribacter sejongensis:
- a CDS encoding acetyl-CoA C-acyltransferase — translation MKTAYIVKAYRTAVAKAPKGVFRFKRADELGAETIQHMMKELPNLDVKRIDDVMVGNAMPEGAQGLNMARFISLIGLNSVDVPGVTVNRFCSSGLETIAMAAAKISAGMADCIIAGGAESMSSVPMTGFKPELNYDTIKSGHADYYWGMGNTAEAVANQFKVSREDQDEFAFNSHMKALKAQAENRFQDQIVPIEVEQTYLDANGKKATKKYTVNKDEGPRAGTSTAILNKLRPVFAAGGSVTAGNSSQMSDGAAFVMVMSEEMVKELNLEPIARVVNYAAAGVEPRIMGIGPVAAIPKVLKQAGLQQNDIELIELNEAFASQSLAVMRELDLNQDIVNVNGGAIALGHPLGCTGAKLSVQLFDEMRKRDMKNKYGMVTMCVGTGQGAAGVFEFLS, via the coding sequence ATGAAAACAGCATATATAGTAAAAGCATATAGAACAGCAGTTGCAAAAGCTCCAAAAGGTGTTTTTCGCTTTAAACGAGCAGACGAATTAGGTGCCGAAACCATTCAGCACATGATGAAAGAATTACCAAATTTAGACGTAAAGCGCATCGATGATGTTATGGTTGGTAATGCAATGCCAGAAGGAGCACAAGGATTAAACATGGCACGATTTATTTCTTTAATAGGATTAAATTCTGTGGATGTTCCTGGTGTTACTGTAAACAGATTTTGTTCTTCAGGATTAGAAACCATTGCAATGGCTGCTGCTAAAATTAGTGCAGGAATGGCTGATTGTATTATTGCCGGTGGAGCAGAAAGTATGAGTTCTGTACCAATGACAGGTTTTAAACCAGAATTAAATTACGATACGATAAAATCTGGTCATGCAGATTATTATTGGGGAATGGGAAATACTGCTGAAGCAGTTGCAAATCAGTTTAAGGTTTCTAGAGAAGACCAAGATGAATTTGCTTTCAATTCTCACATGAAAGCTTTAAAAGCACAAGCAGAAAACCGTTTTCAAGATCAAATTGTTCCTATTGAAGTAGAACAAACCTATTTAGATGCAAACGGAAAGAAAGCAACAAAAAAATATACCGTAAATAAAGATGAAGGTCCAAGAGCAGGAACCTCAACAGCTATTTTAAATAAATTACGTCCGGTTTTTGCGGCTGGCGGAAGTGTAACTGCTGGTAACTCATCTCAAATGAGTGATGGTGCTGCTTTTGTGATGGTAATGAGCGAAGAAATGGTGAAAGAATTAAATCTAGAACCAATTGCAAGAGTAGTAAATTATGCTGCTGCTGGTGTAGAACCTAGAATTATGGGAATTGGTCCTGTTGCTGCAATACCTAAAGTTTTAAAACAAGCAGGTTTACAACAAAACGATATCGAGCTAATTGAATTGAATGAAGCATTTGCTTCTCAGTCTTTAGCAGTAATGCGTGAGTTAGATTTAAACCAAGACATTGTAAATGTAAATGGTGGAGCCATTGCATTAGGACATCCGTTAGGTTGTACAGGCGCAAAATTATCTGTACAATTATTTGATGAAATGCGTAAACGCGATATGAAAAACAAATACGGAATGGTAACTATGTGTGTTGGTACCGGACAAGGTGCTGCGGGTGTTTTTGAATTTCTTTCATAA
- a CDS encoding acyl-CoA dehydrogenase family protein, with translation MADLLRGGQFLVKETNCEDIFTPEDFSEEQQMMKEAVTEFNDREIIPHKARFEAKDYALTEEVMRKAGELGFLGVAVPEAYEGLGMGFVSTVLTCDYISSGTGSFSTAFGAHTGIGTMPITLYGTEEQKKKYVPKLATGEWFGAYCLTEPGAGSDANSGKTTAELSADGKSYKINGQKMWISNAGFCRLMIVFARIEGDKNITGFIVEFDKENPNGITLGEEEHKLGIRASSTRQVFFNDTVVPVENMLAGRGEGFKIAMNALNVGRIKLAAACLDSQRRIVTHAVKYANERKQFKTPISDFGAIKVKLAEMATNSYVGESATYRASKDIEDRIALRVEAGNTHQEAELKGVEEYAIECSILKVAVSEDVQNCADEGIQIFGGMGFSEETPMESAWRDARIARIYEGTNEINRMLSVGMLIKKAMKGHVDLLGPATEVADSLMGIPSFETPDFSELFSEEKLMISKLKKTFLMVAGAALQKYGPEIEEHQQLLLAASDILIEIYMAESAILRTEKNVKRTSKEAQSVQIAMSKLYLYHAVDIIEEKGKESIISFAEGDEQRMMLMGLKRFTKYQNYPDIVDLRNEIAEKVKAENKYCF, from the coding sequence ATGGCAGATTTATTAAGAGGTGGACAATTCCTTGTTAAGGAAACAAACTGTGAAGATATATTTACTCCAGAAGATTTTTCTGAAGAGCAACAAATGATGAAAGAGGCTGTTACTGAATTTAACGACAGAGAAATCATTCCTCATAAAGCACGTTTTGAAGCAAAAGATTATGCACTTACAGAAGAAGTAATGCGTAAAGCAGGTGAATTAGGTTTTTTAGGAGTAGCAGTTCCTGAAGCTTATGAAGGATTAGGAATGGGATTTGTTTCTACCGTTTTAACGTGTGATTATATTTCATCAGGAACAGGTTCTTTCAGTACCGCTTTTGGTGCACATACAGGTATTGGTACCATGCCAATTACTTTATATGGAACAGAAGAACAAAAGAAAAAATATGTGCCAAAATTAGCTACTGGTGAGTGGTTTGGTGCTTATTGTTTAACTGAACCAGGTGCTGGATCTGATGCAAATTCTGGTAAAACTACCGCTGAATTATCTGCTGATGGAAAATCATACAAAATTAACGGTCAAAAAATGTGGATTTCTAACGCAGGTTTTTGTCGTTTAATGATCGTTTTTGCGCGTATAGAAGGTGATAAAAACATAACAGGTTTTATTGTTGAGTTTGACAAAGAAAATCCGAATGGAATTACATTAGGAGAAGAAGAACATAAATTAGGAATTAGAGCTTCATCTACAAGACAAGTATTTTTTAATGATACTGTAGTTCCTGTAGAAAATATGTTAGCAGGTCGTGGGGAAGGTTTTAAAATTGCTATGAACGCTTTAAATGTTGGGCGAATTAAATTAGCCGCTGCTTGTTTAGATTCTCAAAGAAGAATTGTTACACATGCTGTAAAATATGCAAATGAGCGTAAACAATTTAAAACTCCTATTTCAGATTTTGGAGCCATTAAAGTAAAATTAGCAGAAATGGCTACCAATTCTTATGTTGGTGAATCTGCAACTTATAGAGCTTCTAAAGATATTGAAGACAGAATTGCATTAAGAGTTGAAGCAGGAAACACGCATCAAGAGGCAGAATTAAAAGGTGTTGAAGAATATGCTATTGAATGTTCTATTTTAAAAGTGGCTGTTTCTGAAGATGTACAAAATTGTGCGGACGAAGGAATTCAGATTTTTGGAGGAATGGGATTCTCTGAAGAAACTCCGATGGAATCTGCCTGGAGAGATGCAAGAATTGCTCGTATTTACGAAGGAACTAACGAAATTAACAGAATGCTTTCTGTAGGAATGTTAATTAAAAAAGCGATGAAAGGTCATGTTGACTTATTAGGCCCTGCAACAGAAGTTGCAGATAGCTTAATGGGAATTCCTTCTTTTGAAACTCCTGATTTTTCTGAATTATTTTCTGAAGAAAAACTAATGATTTCTAAATTAAAGAAAACATTTTTAATGGTTGCAGGTGCAGCACTTCAAAAATATGGTCCAGAAATAGAAGAACATCAGCAATTATTACTTGCAGCATCAGATATTTTAATTGAAATATACATGGCTGAATCTGCTATTTTAAGAACAGAAAAAAATGTAAAACGCACTAGCAAAGAAGCACAGTCTGTTCAAATTGCAATGTCTAAATTATATTTATATCATGCAGTAGATATTATTGAAGAAAAAGGGAAAGAAAGTATTATTTCTTTTGCCGAAGGAGATGAACAACGTATGATGTTAATGGGATTAAAACGTTTTACGAAGTACCAAAACTACCCAGATATTGTAGATTTACGTAACGAAATCGCAGAAAAAGTAAAAGCAGAAAATAAATACTGTTTCTAA
- a CDS encoding 5'-nucleotidase, lipoprotein e(P4) family, whose amino-acid sequence MKNKIFFSLFTAFIFLGCKTQITTIKQQTINNTPTKEHTIQSLLWVQNAAEYKALTYQAYNLAQLRLDQILANNDSEKPIAIVTDIDETLLDNSPYSGKQIELDENYTSDRWAEWVAEKKADAIPGALAFFKYAESKNVTVFYISNRSATQTKETIENLQLKGFPFADETHVLLKTKSSEKGSRRSVVNKTHEIVLLLGDNLSDFSSIFENSTTDKRNKNADSLHTSFGHKYIVLPNPMYGDWETKGIYEGNYNWTNAQKDSIRHKKTTSY is encoded by the coding sequence ATGAAAAATAAAATATTTTTTTCTCTTTTTACAGCATTCATCTTTTTAGGATGTAAAACTCAGATCACTACCATTAAACAACAAACTATAAATAATACTCCTACTAAAGAGCATACCATACAATCTTTATTATGGGTTCAAAATGCTGCAGAATACAAAGCGTTAACTTACCAAGCTTATAATTTGGCACAACTTAGATTAGATCAAATTCTTGCCAATAATGATTCTGAAAAGCCAATAGCTATTGTTACAGATATAGACGAAACTCTTTTAGACAACAGTCCGTATTCTGGTAAACAAATTGAGTTAGATGAAAACTATACATCAGATAGATGGGCAGAATGGGTAGCAGAGAAAAAAGCAGATGCAATACCAGGAGCACTTGCTTTTTTTAAATACGCTGAAAGTAAAAATGTAACTGTATTTTATATTTCTAATAGATCAGCAACACAAACAAAAGAAACCATCGAGAACTTGCAATTAAAAGGTTTTCCTTTTGCTGATGAAACTCATGTACTTTTAAAAACAAAAAGTAGCGAAAAAGGGTCTAGAAGAAGTGTTGTGAACAAAACACATGAAATAGTATTACTTCTTGGTGATAATTTGTCTGACTTTTCATCAATATTCGAAAATAGCACTACTGATAAGAGAAATAAAAACGCTGATAGTTTACATACTTCTTTTGGTCATAAATATATTGTTTTACCAAACCCAATGTATGGAGATTGGGAAACAAAAGGTATTTATGAAGGAAACTATAATTGGACAAACGCTCAAAAAGATTCTATTCGTCATAAAAAAACCACTTCTTATTAA
- a CDS encoding RNA polymerase sigma factor encodes MKTSISYFETKTEFRLFVTKSFSSLVKLKKEEKQIDFNQLVLKILPEIRKYVNQRLNTAIKKGHFSKKKYKADDIIDQLFITIYDTIDEVESEGDFYLWLYKKTNDLLEDVIVEEEFNELFFRNIDDYSKPDWDEMQEEFSIDGEGDLLLLEEIDDVTYTDNEYSLDHVFVEDDEKELIEKLDTQLGEDKVNAHIELVLHNMPAAMRIVFYLFTNQKLKIEEIAEIQKKSIPEIEKLLSDAKKAIQRSLFNRYSVSD; translated from the coding sequence ATGAAAACGAGCATTTCTTATTTCGAAACCAAAACCGAATTTCGTCTGTTTGTAACGAAATCATTTTCAAGTTTAGTAAAATTAAAAAAGGAAGAAAAACAAATCGATTTTAATCAGTTGGTTTTAAAAATTTTACCTGAAATTAGAAAGTATGTAAATCAAAGATTGAATACAGCGATAAAAAAAGGTCACTTTTCTAAGAAGAAATATAAAGCAGATGATATTATAGATCAACTTTTTATTACTATTTACGATACTATTGATGAAGTAGAAAGTGAAGGTGATTTCTATTTATGGTTGTATAAAAAAACGAATGATTTATTAGAAGACGTTATTGTTGAGGAAGAGTTTAATGAATTGTTTTTCAGAAATATTGATGATTATTCTAAACCAGATTGGGATGAAATGCAAGAAGAATTTAGCATAGACGGAGAGGGAGACTTATTGCTGTTAGAAGAAATAGATGATGTTACTTATACGGATAACGAATATAGCTTAGACCATGTATTTGTAGAAGATGATGAGAAAGAATTGATAGAAAAGTTAGATACGCAATTAGGCGAAGATAAAGTGAATGCACATATAGAATTAGTGTTGCATAATATGCCTGCTGCGATGCGTATTGTTTTCTATTTATTTACAAATCAAAAATTAAAAATAGAGGAAATTGCAGAAATACAGAAAAAGTCAATTCCAGAAATAGAAAAACTTCTAAGTGATGCTAAAAAAGCAATACAAAGAAGTTTGTTTAATAGGTATTCTGTATCTGATTAA
- a CDS encoding KTSC domain-containing protein, which produces MKRIKEYKKLFKVEGPIDLKDLKKAYRGLVKEWHPDKFTDDAKKEEADLMSTQIIDGYHFLVSIAPETKAANLDAYKTTITEFQVADWHHKSMLLEVTFTDGNKYEYFGVSKILFGKFVNAKSMNNFGKRNIFNSFTYRKSMKASVTV; this is translated from the coding sequence ATGAAACGTATTAAAGAATATAAAAAACTTTTTAAAGTAGAAGGTCCTATAGATTTAAAAGATTTAAAGAAAGCTTATAGAGGTTTAGTAAAGGAATGGCATCCAGATAAATTTACTGATGACGCTAAAAAGGAGGAAGCAGATCTTATGAGTACTCAAATTATAGATGGGTATCATTTCTTAGTAAGTATAGCTCCAGAAACTAAAGCAGCTAATTTAGATGCTTATAAAACAACTATTACAGAGTTTCAAGTTGCAGACTGGCATCACAAAAGTATGTTATTAGAAGTAACTTTTACAGATGGTAATAAATACGAATACTTTGGTGTTAGTAAAATACTTTTTGGAAAATTTGTAAATGCGAAATCAATGAACAACTTTGGTAAAAGAAATATTTTCAACTCTTTTACTTACAGAAAATCTATGAAAGCTTCTGTAACTGTTTAA
- a CDS encoding YceI family protein, which translates to MKNYIPLILISLILFSFTTINVFNNSTIIEVEPESELEILGFTNVNKFNCDFNFYEVDKKIPLTFKKVGDKIYFKKAILELQNSGFDCGNKVMNKDFSKLLKSDEFPQILLNLKELVEKETFTEASVEMTIAGVSKMYKVPVTIEENDAFLVRGNLDLNIEDFNIKPPKKMLGLIVVSEMININFNLVLNQK; encoded by the coding sequence ATGAAAAATTATATTCCTTTAATTTTAATTTCATTAATCTTATTTTCTTTTACTACAATAAATGTATTTAATAACAGTACAATTATTGAAGTAGAACCTGAAAGTGAATTAGAGATTTTAGGTTTTACGAATGTAAATAAGTTTAATTGTGATTTTAATTTTTATGAAGTTGATAAAAAAATTCCATTAACTTTTAAAAAAGTAGGTGATAAGATTTATTTTAAAAAGGCAATTTTAGAGTTGCAAAACTCTGGTTTTGATTGTGGAAATAAAGTAATGAATAAAGATTTTTCTAAGTTATTGAAATCAGATGAGTTTCCTCAAATTTTACTAAATTTAAAAGAACTTGTAGAAAAAGAAACGTTTACTGAGGCTTCTGTAGAAATGACAATTGCTGGGGTTTCTAAAATGTACAAAGTTCCGGTAACAATAGAAGAGAATGATGCGTTTTTAGTTAGAGGTAATTTAGATCTAAATATAGAAGATTTTAATATTAAACCACCAAAGAAAATGTTAGGTTTAATTGTAGTTTCAGAAATGATAAATATTAATTTTAACTTAGTTTTAAATCAGAAGTAA
- a CDS encoding YceI family protein — protein sequence MIYQKRLNVVILGMFAMFLCTSIKLNAQEFSVNTQNSSLLVYGTSNIHDWEIETENQSGVISLETANELQIKKLNFTVEVESLKSGKNGMDKNTYKALDTKNYKTIEFQLVSTEEITDLKDGNFKVKTKGDLKIAGVTKRISLDFNLNINEGTVKLVGEKSLKMTDYKVSPPTALLGTIKTGDEVTIKFNTILK from the coding sequence ATGATTTATCAGAAAAGATTAAACGTAGTGATTTTAGGAATGTTTGCTATGTTTTTATGTACATCAATTAAGCTTAATGCTCAAGAGTTTTCAGTAAATACTCAAAATTCTTCATTATTAGTTTATGGGACTTCAAATATTCATGATTGGGAAATTGAAACAGAAAACCAATCTGGAGTTATCTCTTTAGAAACTGCAAATGAACTTCAAATTAAAAAACTAAATTTTACAGTTGAAGTAGAAAGTTTAAAGAGTGGAAAAAATGGAATGGATAAAAACACTTATAAAGCTTTAGATACCAAAAATTATAAAACGATTGAATTTCAACTTGTAAGTACAGAAGAAATTACAGATTTAAAAGATGGGAATTTCAAGGTAAAAACAAAGGGAGATTTAAAGATAGCAGGAGTTACTAAAAGAATTTCATTAGATTTTAATTTAAATATTAATGAAGGAACGGTAAAACTTGTTGGAGAAAAATCACTAAAAATGACGGACTACAAAGTTTCTCCTCCTACAGCATTACTAGGTACTATTAAAACAGGTGATGAGGTAACAATCAAATTCAATACAATTTTAAAATAA
- the trxB gene encoding thioredoxin-disulfide reductase, with protein MSDTIEKIKCLIIGSGPAGYTAAIYAARADMKPVMYTGMQMGGQLTTTTEVDNFPGYPEGTDGTAMMTDLQKQAERFGTEVRFGLVTSVELSDKEGGIHKVIVDESKHIEAETIIISTGATAKYLGIESEQRLIGGGVSACATCDGFFYKGQDVVVVGAGDTAAEEATYLSNICSKVTILVRKDFMRASKAMQHRVNKTKNIEVLYNTEIDEVLGSNVVEGVRAINNQTKETTDIAVTGVFIAIGHKPNSDLFKGVLDMDETGYLITKGKSTKTNLPGVFAAGDIQDKEYRQAVTAAGTGCMAALDAERYLGALE; from the coding sequence ATGTCAGATACAATAGAAAAAATAAAATGTTTAATTATTGGTTCTGGTCCTGCCGGTTATACCGCAGCAATATATGCAGCTAGAGCAGACATGAAACCTGTAATGTATACAGGAATGCAAATGGGAGGACAATTGACAACTACAACCGAAGTTGATAATTTTCCGGGATATCCAGAAGGTACAGATGGTACTGCAATGATGACAGATTTACAAAAACAAGCAGAACGTTTTGGTACAGAAGTTCGTTTTGGTTTGGTAACTAGTGTAGAATTAAGTGATAAAGAGGGCGGAATTCATAAAGTTATTGTGGACGAGTCTAAACATATTGAAGCAGAAACTATCATTATTTCTACTGGAGCTACTGCAAAATATTTAGGTATAGAGAGTGAGCAGCGTTTAATTGGTGGTGGAGTTTCGGCTTGTGCTACTTGTGATGGTTTTTTCTATAAAGGACAAGATGTAGTTGTTGTTGGTGCAGGAGATACTGCAGCAGAAGAGGCTACATATTTATCTAATATTTGTAGTAAGGTTACTATTTTAGTACGTAAAGATTTTATGAGAGCTTCTAAAGCGATGCAACATAGAGTTAATAAAACTAAAAATATTGAAGTTTTATACAACACAGAAATAGATGAGGTTTTAGGATCTAATGTTGTAGAAGGTGTAAGAGCAATTAACAATCAAACAAAGGAAACTACGGATATTGCAGTTACTGGAGTTTTTATTGCAATTGGTCATAAACCTAATTCAGATTTATTTAAAGGTGTTTTAGATATGGATGAAACTGGGTATTTAATTACCAAAGGGAAATCTACAAAAACAAATTTACCAGGAGTCTTTGCTGCTGGAGATATTCAAGATAAAGAATACAGACAAGCAGTAACTGCCGCAGGTACAGGTTGCATGGCAGCTTTAGATGCAGAGCGTTATTTAGGTGCTCTAGAATAG
- a CDS encoding PQQ-dependent sugar dehydrogenase, whose amino-acid sequence MKQSILIFFVYFSFIVFGFSQSKEYELIVPDLTNPWGFTFLPDNAMLITEKEGKLIHFKDGVKTEVKGVPEIYLRGQGGFLDIELHPNYPNNNWIYFTYASSEGKGSGGNTSLIRAKLKNNQLIDKQVLYKASPNSTRGQHFGSRITFDEENHVYFSVGDRGNRDEYPQDITKDGGKIYRLNDDGTIPKDNPFVNVNNAKKAIYSYGHRNPQGMEVNPETKEIWSHEHGPKGGDEINIIKIGKNYGWPKVSYGVNYSGTKFTDNTSLPNMENPIYYWTPSIAPSGMAFINSEKYGKWNGNLLIGSLKFQYLTRCILKGDKVFKEVKMLKDIGRVRSIVQGLDGFIYVGVENLGIIKLLPE is encoded by the coding sequence ATGAAACAATCTATTTTAATATTTTTCGTCTATTTTAGTTTTATTGTATTTGGGTTTTCTCAAAGTAAAGAGTATGAGTTAATTGTGCCTGATTTAACAAATCCGTGGGGTTTTACTTTTTTACCTGATAACGCTATGTTAATTACAGAAAAAGAAGGAAAGTTAATTCATTTTAAAGATGGAGTAAAAACAGAAGTAAAAGGTGTTCCAGAAATTTACCTGAGAGGTCAGGGGGGATTTTTAGATATTGAACTGCATCCTAATTATCCAAATAATAATTGGATTTATTTTACCTACGCATCATCCGAAGGAAAAGGAAGTGGAGGTAATACTAGTTTAATAAGAGCAAAATTAAAAAACAACCAATTAATAGATAAACAGGTCTTATACAAAGCAAGTCCTAATTCTACTAGAGGACAGCATTTTGGTTCTAGAATAACTTTTGATGAGGAAAACCATGTTTATTTTAGTGTAGGAGATAGAGGTAATAGAGATGAATATCCGCAAGATATTACAAAAGATGGCGGAAAAATATATCGGTTAAATGATGATGGAACTATCCCTAAAGACAATCCTTTTGTAAATGTTAATAATGCAAAAAAAGCAATTTATAGTTATGGACATAGAAACCCACAAGGGATGGAAGTGAATCCAGAAACAAAAGAAATTTGGTCTCACGAACATGGTCCAAAAGGAGGAGATGAAATAAATATTATTAAAATTGGTAAGAATTACGGTTGGCCAAAAGTAAGCTATGGTGTTAATTATAGTGGTACTAAGTTTACTGACAATACTTCTTTGCCGAATATGGAAAACCCTATTTATTATTGGACACCTTCTATTGCTCCAAGTGGTATGGCTTTTATCAACAGTGAAAAATATGGTAAATGGAACGGTAATTTATTAATTGGGTCTTTAAAGTTTCAGTATTTAACAAGATGTATTTTGAAAGGAGATAAAGTTTTTAAAGAAGTTAAAATGCTAAAAGATATAGGTAGAGTTCGCTCTATTGTACAAGGTTTAGATGGTTTTATATATGTTGGTGTAGAAAATTTAGGGATTATTAAGTTACTTCCAGAATAA
- a CDS encoding RagB/SusD family nutrient uptake outer membrane protein translates to MKNILKNKVVLVLLGLFALISCDDFLQEDLRDAITPGNFFNNDKEAELAVNGIYRIYHNNNLYAQRGLDDYYTHGADVVGPNRNVNGSIHNYLIAEGVADGNGVWSQLYEVVNGTTEFLANIDGNEKLTEANRDQAVGELLFLRALAFYHLTNLWGDVPYFREMLNPIEAGELGRYDKDLIRTDMKVDLERAVSLLPSTYSGSDLGRATKWAAYALKAKFHLFDKEWLLAKNACDEIINNSPHTLLPNYADVFNQLDPANSINNEHIFIIDFKSDEVTTTRTDDYNPRIRDEPSNRNDDAVDEFGAPVLKANGTQMKRWEYFQSVMLEQEEDMQGYGWSVPLPELADKNNWQDGDLRYDATVVTEYLGFELAFPYFRKNWNLDQVNSLRGNHHENYIVFRLADIYLMAAEAENELNGPGTAYSYVNEVRKRAFEPDQPWSGMSQTSFREAMYDERKFELSAEGHRKMDLVRWGILLDVVKSTEHRNWNNPGANIQPYHVLLPIPQAQIILNANLLTSDPTNNGYR, encoded by the coding sequence ATGAAAAATATATTAAAAAATAAAGTAGTTCTAGTCTTGCTAGGTTTATTTGCTTTAATTTCTTGTGATGATTTTCTGCAAGAAGATTTAAGAGATGCTATTACACCTGGAAATTTTTTCAATAATGACAAAGAGGCAGAATTAGCTGTAAACGGAATTTATAGAATCTATCATAATAATAATTTATATGCTCAAAGAGGTTTAGATGATTATTATACACATGGAGCAGATGTTGTTGGACCTAACAGAAATGTGAATGGATCTATTCATAATTATCTAATTGCAGAGGGTGTAGCAGACGGAAACGGTGTATGGTCTCAGTTATATGAGGTAGTAAATGGTACCACAGAATTCTTAGCAAATATTGATGGTAATGAAAAACTTACGGAAGCTAATAGAGATCAAGCCGTTGGAGAGTTGTTGTTTTTAAGAGCTTTGGCTTTTTATCATTTAACAAATTTATGGGGAGACGTTCCTTATTTTAGAGAAATGTTAAACCCTATTGAAGCGGGAGAGTTGGGGCGTTATGATAAGGATTTAATAAGAACGGATATGAAAGTAGATTTAGAAAGAGCAGTAAGTTTATTGCCATCTACATATTCTGGTTCAGATTTAGGAAGAGCAACAAAGTGGGCTGCCTATGCATTAAAAGCAAAATTTCATTTATTTGATAAAGAGTGGTTATTGGCTAAAAATGCTTGTGATGAGATTATAAATAATTCACCACATACTTTATTACCAAATTATGCAGATGTTTTTAATCAATTAGATCCTGCGAACTCTATAAATAACGAGCATATTTTTATCATCGATTTTAAATCGGATGAGGTTACAACTACAAGAACAGATGATTATAATCCTCGAATTAGAGATGAGCCATCTAATAGAAATGATGATGCTGTTGATGAATTTGGTGCGCCAGTTTTAAAAGCAAATGGAACCCAAATGAAAAGGTGGGAGTATTTTCAGAGTGTAATGTTAGAGCAAGAAGAAGATATGCAAGGTTACGGATGGTCTGTGCCTTTACCTGAATTAGCAGATAAAAATAACTGGCAAGATGGAGATTTGCGTTATGATGCAACTGTAGTAACCGAGTATTTAGGTTTTGAGCTTGCGTTTCCATACTTCAGAAAAAATTGGAACTTAGATCAAGTGAATTCTTTGAGGGGTAATCATCATGAAAATTATATTGTTTTCCGTTTAGCTGATATTTATTTAATGGCTGCTGAGGCAGAAAATGAATTAAATGGTCCAGGAACTGCGTATTCTTATGTAAACGAAGTTCGTAAAAGAGCTTTTGAACCAGACCAACCTTGGAGTGGTATGTCTCAAACATCTTTTAGAGAAGCAATGTATGATGAAAGAAAGTTTGAACTTTCTGCAGAAGGACATAGAAAAATGGATTTAGTTAGATGGGGAATTTTATTAGATGTGGTTAAATCTACAGAGCATAGAAATTGGAATAATCCAGGGGCTAATATTCAGCCGTACCATGTGTTATTACCAATACCACAAGCACAAATAATTTTGAATGCTAATTTATTAACATCAGACCCTACTAATAACGGTTACCGTTAG